From one Papio anubis isolate 15944 chromosome 12, Panubis1.0, whole genome shotgun sequence genomic stretch:
- the LOC101006369 gene encoding olfactory receptor 5I1, with amino-acid sequence MEFTDGNYTLVTEFILLGFPTRPELQIVLFLIFLTLYGIILIGNIGLMLLIRIDPHLQTPMYFFLSNLSFVDLCYSSVIVPKMLVNFLSENKSISYYGCALQFYFFCTFADTESFILAAMAYDRYVAICHPLLYTVVMSRGICMWLIVLSYVGGNMSSLVHTSFAFILKYCDKNVINHFFCDLPPLLKLSCTDTTINEWLLSTYGSSVEIICFIIIIISYFFILLSVLKIRSTSGRKKTFSTCASHLTSVTIYQGTLLFIYSRPSYLYSPNTDKIISVFYTIFIPVLNPLIYSLRNKDVKDAAKKVLRSKVDSS; translated from the coding sequence atggAATTTACAGATGGAAACTACACCTTGGTGACTGAGTTTATTCTGTTAGGTTTTCCAACTCGCCCTGAACTGCAGATTGTCCTGTTCCTCATATTTCTGACATTATATGGTATAATTCTAATAGGGAACATTGGATTGATGCTGTTGATCAGGATTGATCCTCACCTTCAAACCCCCATGTATTTTTTCCTTAGCAACCTATCATTTGTAGACCTTTGCTATTCCTCAGTCATTGTTCCCAAGATGCTGGTCAATTTCCTCTCGGAGAATAAATCTATTTCCTATTATGGATGTGCcctgcagttttatttcttctgtacTTTTGCAGACACAGAATCCTTTATCCTGGCTGCCATGGCCTATGATCGCTATGTCGCCATCTGTCACCCTTTACTGTACACAGTTGTGATGTCTAGGGGCATCTGTATGTGGCTGATTGTCTTGTCATACGTTGGAGGCAACATGAGTTCCCTGGTTCACACATCCTTTGCCTTTATTCTGAAATATTGTGACAAAAACGTTATTAATCATTTTTTCTGTGACCTCCCTCCCCTACTTAAACTATCCTGCACTGACACAACAATTAATGAGTGGCTCCTCTCCACATATGGCAGCTCAGtggaaattatttgttttatcatcatcatcatctcctactttttcattcttctctcagTCTTAAAGATCCGCTCTACCAGCGGGAGGAAGAAGACCTTTTCTACATGTGCCTCTCACCTGACTTCTGTGACGATCTATCAAGGGACTCTCCTCTTTATTTACTCACGGCCCAGCTACCTGTATTCTCCAAACACTGATAAAATTATCTCAGTGTTCTACACCATTTTCATTCCAGTGCTGAATCCGTTGATTTatagtttgagaaataaagatgtaaagGATGCAGCCAAGAAAGTTCTAAGATCAAAGGTAGATTCTTCATGA
- the LOC110741327 gene encoding olfactory receptor 5F1: protein MTRKNYTSLTEFILLGLADTLELQIILFLFFLVIYTLTVLGNIGMILLIRIDSRLHTPMYFFLANLSFVDVCYSTTITPKMLADLLSEKKTISFAGCFLQMYFFIALATTECILFGLMAYDRYVAICRPLLYSLIMSRTICLKMAAGAFAAGLLNSVVNTSYVSSLSFCGSNVIHHFFCDSPPLFKLSCSDTHLKETIFSTFAGVNMIGALLVILTSYSYVLFSIFSMHSGEGRHRAFSTCASHLTAIILFYTTSIYTYLRPSSNYSLNRDKVASVFYTVVIPMLNPLIYSLRNKEVKKALKNVFTRKRIPSFL from the coding sequence ATGACCAGAAAAAATTATACCTCACTGACTGAGTTCATCCTATTGGGATTAGCAGACACCCTGGAGCTTCAGAttatcctttttctgttttttcttgtgaTTTACACACTTACAGTACTGGGAAATATTGGGATGATCCTCTTAATCAGGATCGATTCCCGGCTTCACACACCCATGTATTTCTTCCTGGCTAACCTGTCCTTTGTGGACGTTTGTTACTCAACCACCATCACCCCAAAGATGCTGGCAGACTTATTATCGGAGAAGAAAACCATCTCTTTTGCTGGCTGCTTCCTACAGATGTACTTCTTTATCGCCCTGGCGACAACCGAATGCATCCTCTTTGGGTTAATGGCCTATGACCGGTACGTGGCCATATGTCGCCCGCTGCTTTACTCCTTGATCATGTCCAGGACAATCTGCCTAAAAATGGCGGCCGGGGCTTTTGCGGCAGGGTTGCTGAACTCCGTGGTCAACACTAGCTATGTCAGCAGTTTGTCATTCTGTGGCTCCAATGTCATCCATCATTTCTTCTGCGACAGCCCCCCACTTTTCAAGCTTTCTTGCTCTGACACACACTTAAAGGAAACTATCTTTTCCACTTTTGCTGGTGTAAATATGATCGGGGCTCTGCTTGTCATCCTCACGTCCTACTCCTACgttctcttctccattttttcTATGCATTCAGGGGAGGGGAGGCACAGAGCTTTCTCCACTTGTGCCTCTCACCTGACAGCCATAATTCTGTTCTACACCACCTCCATCTATACTTACCTGAGACCTAGTTCCAACTACTCCCTGAATCGGGACAAAGTGGCTTCCGTATTCTACACAGTGGTCATCCCCATGTTGAATCCTCTGATCTACAGCCTCAGGAATAAGGAAGTAAAGAAGGCTTTAAAGAATGTATTCACCAGGAAAAGAATCCCTTCATTTCTGTGA
- the LOC101006708 gene encoding olfactory receptor 5W2, giving the protein MDWENCSSLTDFFLLGITNNPEMKVTLFTVFLAVYIINLSANLGMIVLIRMDYQLHTPMYFFLSHLSFCDLCYSTAIGPKMLVDLLSKNKSIPFYGCALQFLVFCIFADSECLLLAVMAFDRYKAISNPLHYTVSMSSRVCYLLLTGVYLVGIADALIHTTLAFRLCFCGSNEINHFFCDIPPLLLLSCSDTQVNELVLFTVFGFIELSTISGVLISYCYIILSVLEIHSAEGRFKAFSTCTSHLFAVAIFQGTLLFMYFRPSSSYSLDQDKMTSLFYTLVVPTLNPLIYSLRNKDVKEALKKLKNKILF; this is encoded by the coding sequence ATGGACTGGGAAAATTGCTCCtcattaactgatttttttctcctgggaATTACCAATAACCCAGAGATGAAAGTGACCCTATTTACTGTATTCTTGGCTGTTTATATCATTAATTTATCAGCAAATCTTGGAATGATAGTTTTAATCAGAATGGATTACCAACTTCACACACCAATGTACTTCTTCCTCAGTCATCTGTCTTTCTGTGATCTCTGCTATTCTACTGCAATTGGGCCCAAGATGCTGGTAGATCTACTTTCCAAGAACAAGTCAATTCCCTTCTATGGCTGTGCTCTGCAATTCTTGGTCTTCTGTATCTTTGCAGATTCTGAGTGTCTACTGCTGGCAGTGATGGCCTTTGATCGGTACAAGGCCATCAGCAATCCCCTGCACTATACAGTCAGCATGTCTAGCAGAGTGTGCTATCTACTATTGACTGGGGTTTATCTGGTGGGAATAGCAGATGCTTTGATACATACGACATTGGCATTCCGCCTATGCTTCTGTGGGTCTAATGAGATTAATCATTTCTTCTGTGATATCCCTCCTCTCTTATTACTCTCTTGCTCAGATACACAGGTCAATGAGTTAGTGTTATTCACTGTCTTTGGTTTTATTGAACTGAGTACCATTTCAGGAGTTCTCATTTCTTATTGTTATATCATCCTATCAGTCTTGGAGATCCACTCTGCTGAGGGGAGGTTCAAAGCTTTCTCTACATGCACTTCCCACTTATTTGCGGTTGCAATTTTCCAGGGAACTCTGCTCTTTATGTATTTCCGGCCAAGTTCTTCCTATTCTCTAGATCAAGATAAAATGACCTCATTGTTTTACACTCTTGTGGTTCCCACGTTGAACCCCCTGATTTATAGCCTGCGGAACAAGGATGTGAAAGAGGccctgaaaaaactgaaaaataaaattttattttaa